Sequence from the Vicinamibacteria bacterium genome:
CTCCCCCTGCACCGGCTCCCCCTCCCGAGCCCTCCCCCCGGGGAGAGAAGCCGCGAGCCGAGATGACAGTCGAGGAGTTGCGGCAGACCCGCTCGTCGCCGGTGGTGCGCAAGATCGCGGCTGAGCACCACGTGGACATCAGCCAGATCCCGGGGACGGGCATCGCGGGGCGCGTGACCAAGCAGGACATCCTCGGTCACATCGAGGGCAGGCCGGCCCCCGCCCCCTCGCCCGCCGTGCCTCCCCCCGCACCCGCCCCGCCGGTTAGGCCCCCGGCTCCGCCCTCCACCCCGGGCCCGCGGGTCGAGGTCGTGCCCATGTCGCCCATCCGCCGCAAGACCGCCGAGCACATGGTCGCGTCCAAGCGCACCTCGGCCCATGTCACCACTGTCTTTGAGATCGACATGACCCGGGCGGACCAGCTGCGCCGGAAGTACCGCGAGAGCTACGAGGAGCGGAGCGGTGTGAAGCTCACGTACATGCCCTTCATCCTCAAGGCCACGGTGGACGCGCTCAAGGCCTTCCCCGTCGTCAACGCCAGCATCGATGGCGACAACATCCTGTACCGCAAGGACATCAACATCGGGGTGGCGGTCGCTCTCGACTGGGGCCTGATCGTCCCCGTCATCCACAACGCCGACGAGAAGAACATCCTGGGCCTGGCCCGGGCGGTGAACGACCTCGCGGAGCGGGCCCGCAGCAAGAGGCTCAAGGTCGAGGAGGTGCAGGGGGGCACCTTCACCATAACCAACCCCGGCGTCTTCGGGAGCTTGTTCGGCACCCCCATCATCAACCAGCCGCAGGTGGCGATCCTAGGCGTGGGCACGATCGAGAAGCGGCCGGTGGTTCGGGATGACGCCATCGCCATTCGGACCATGGCCTACTTCGCGCTCAGCTTCGACCACCGCCTGGTGGATGGGGCGGAGGCGGACCGCTTCATGGCCCATGTCAAGAGAGGCCTCCAGGAGTTCGACGAGAGCGCGCTCTGACGCGCAGATGCCCGGCCCGCGACCAGAAGCGGGCGGCCCCGCCCGCCCCTCTCCCCGGCTGAGACCCGCAATCCGTCGCACAATGGCTTGCACCCGAGGGCTTTCGGATCGAGACTGTCGACAGATCGGCAGGCCGGACCCACGCGCGGCGCGGGGCCGGCTTGCTCACG
This genomic interval carries:
- a CDS encoding dihydrolipoamide acetyltransferase family protein, whose translation is PPAPAPPPEPSPRGEKPRAEMTVEELRQTRSSPVVRKIAAEHHVDISQIPGTGIAGRVTKQDILGHIEGRPAPAPSPAVPPPAPAPPVRPPAPPSTPGPRVEVVPMSPIRRKTAEHMVASKRTSAHVTTVFEIDMTRADQLRRKYRESYEERSGVKLTYMPFILKATVDALKAFPVVNASIDGDNILYRKDINIGVAVALDWGLIVPVIHNADEKNILGLARAVNDLAERARSKRLKVEEVQGGTFTITNPGVFGSLFGTPIINQPQVAILGVGTIEKRPVVRDDAIAIRTMAYFALSFDHRLVDGAEADRFMAHVKRGLQEFDESAL